ACAGTGCAAACATACAAGTGTGACAGTGCAAACATACAAGTGAACATATAGCTATCATGTGAGTCCAGGAACAATAGTTATCCCACAAAACCACAATCTAGCCCTTTGAAGCCAGTGATACCTGCATGCATGGTGTGGGTATAAAATTCATATAAGTCACTAGATCGGTTTCATCCTGCTGTGTAGCTATCACTATTGTAGCTCACTTGTTTTATGATGCACATTTGAGCCTGTTCAAATGCTGATGGAAGCAAGGGGTCAGCATGGAAGCATAAATCATTGAGGAATATATATGTAAGTAAGAAGTTTAGCTACAACACCATTTTGACTTTTTGACttgcaatagctagctataattcaAAATCTTGTCAAACTCATAAATCTTGTTCAGACATATTTTGGCTTGTTGCATGCAAAACCCTAGGCCTCGGATAGATGTgaagaaaaatttcaagcaacctAGCTGATCTCCGTTCTGTAGCCTAAACTAATTGTGTAATAGATTCCCCTACATTAGAGGTTGCTGTTGCTGCATGCTTTTATAGAAGGCAGCTACTTTGAATACTGGGGTGTTTCCTGCATGCTTTAGTCAGACCAGATTTTATCCAACTTGCAATAGTAGGATGATTCTTCTGGTTAAAACTGTCCTTCCATGCAATGTAGTGAACAGTAAGGTACTATATAGTACTCTATAGTGCATgtggatcatgaaggtttgattTACActttcatgcaatgaaatagtATTGACCAGAACCAGCCTCagacaataccttcatggtgccttggccaTATTGGATCAAGCTCAAAAATTCCTTTAGCACAACCCAAAATACTTCCCCCATAAGTTGCAGCAATTTTTTTAACTTATTAATATTTTGTGGAATTTATATGAGTCAGTTCACCATTACAACTTTCGTAGTATAATTAATCAATAATGAACTCCTAAAAGTTCACTATTGATTAATTATACAACAAAAATATTAATGAAAAAGTGTAATTGATTTTGATTAGGGATTTTATGAGCTACCAAGGGTATGGATCACCGTATTGTAGTGGCAATAAACTAGCAGTATGGATAAAATTAACAGGTGAGTTTCCCACTTTTTATGGTAACGAtccctactagcttgtaatATTATTCTTAGGTATATCTCACAGGTAGCAGTTGCAACTATATAATtagcagtggcagatacaggagGGGTCAAGAAaatttagtataccaagatcgagatactctaatagagcagtcactctaatgaagcagtcgtagtattagagcagtgtgtagcgagctatttaaggatttttatgccaaaccagacaatgtagtgccatgCCATTTCCTccctttccaaaagtctggTGATAAGGCTTCCAACCCAGCCTTTTTTTTTCAACTCAGTGGTAGCACACAAGTGCCAGGACAACTACAACATTGAGAGACTGGTTCTTGATAGACATGATTTCTCTGTTGAATTTGCTAATCAATTTACGTTGAGCTTCTCCATTTTCCATAGAGAAAATAAACATGTGAATGAGTGATGTTTCCACTTGTATGTTTGCACTGTTACATATGTAGAATTGTAGATCTTTACATTGTAAGGATCCACAGTATGTAAATATACTGGATGCCACACTAAAGACTAATGCACTTGATCCCCAAATAGCTTGTAGTTTAGTCACCAACATTACTGTGTTCTTGATGTCActataatggaataaacatCATGACATTTGACAATAATTATCtgatttacaaaattttaaacaaCTATATACAAGCAAAGGCTATAGACACAATAGTTTTTGTATATTCCACAATGGATTAGTAATACGAATAAGCAACAAACTTGAGATACAAGTCTTTTACAGATTCAAAATAACAGTAAACGACAGCTTTTGATTACGTATACAAATTACAATCTTTATTTAAGTTCCATAGTTGCAGTATATCAGCACTGCACTACtgtacataattttattgtatcaACACAATTTATATCATTATTGTGGCATCATTTATGCATCTCAGTTGATTGTATAAAACTTAAATGTGTATTGGTACTTCACATATTAGTGGATGTGAAACTGATAAGTTCATGTGGCCTTATAGGCACTTTTTACAGCAGGAGGTCTTGTTGGTGCCCTTCTGACTGGGTGGCTGGTGGCTCACAATGGACGACAATTTACCATGGTGATGTGTAGTCTTCCATTATCTGTTGGGTGGTTAATGATACTGATCACTCCTGATATCGCTGGAAGTTTATTTAAACCACTCCTCTTTACCGGTAGATTTTTCATGGGAACAGGAATTGGTGTTGCTTCAATGGCTGTTCCCGTACGTAATATTATGTGTTGATGCATGCTTAGCTCTGAAATAGAATGGACCTCTAATGTTGTCAGCTACTTATGAAAACATGGCTGTAGGAAGAGCTTCTCTGAACCTGTAAATTAACAGACAGAAATATTACATAGCCAGACAATTCAGTTAGGCCTCTATCATAGCCGGCACTTCTTAGTCCATCAAAAATATAATTTACGAGTTTATGTTATGATACCTCTAAACTACACTGCAGGTGACAAGTCAATACTATCCCCACCAACAATAGTGAAGTTGAAAGGAGTGTCTCCAGTTAACAATGCTAATTGACTTACCTTCTATGATTGATTTGCATAATAATGGTTATTTCTCTTTTGCTTCCTTCTAGTTGtacattgctgaaattgcaccTAGGGGCTTGCGAGGACTCTTTGGAGCAGTAAACCAGTTAGCATTGACTGTTGGAATATTACTAGCACAAGGTTTGGGGATCTGGCTACACTATAATTGGTTATGTGTGGTTGCACTAGCTATATTGGTAGTGTTCGTACCTCTGTCATCAATGACTCTGAAGGAGTCTCCAAGATGGCTGATCAGCCAGGGAAATAACGTGCTTGCTATAAAAACTCTAGCATGGCTAAGGGGTCCAGATTTTGATGTACAAGAAGAACAAACAGAGATTAATAACAGAATTACTGGTGAGGATAGAATGACACTGCTGAGACAATTCCATTTCTTACCCACTTATTCTGTTTTCCACCCTCTCATTTTGACCATGTTTTTGATGTTCTTAACAGTTTTCTGGCATTAATGCTATTATTTTTAATGCACAATTCATATTTGAACAAGTAGGAGTAAGCAATGCAGCAGCAATTACTGCCACTTCTATCGGAGTGGTGCAAGTTGTGGCTACCCTTGTTGGAGTAATTTTAACAGACATTGTTGGAAGAAAAATACTACTAACCATTGGTGGTATAACCATGTGTGTGAGCCTTGTCGTATTGAGTGTCTGTGACTTTTTGAACAATAAACCTTATTGTCATCCTGATGCTAACCCATCTGATCCTAAATGTGAAGACCATCTCCAGCCTCTAGCCATTACTGCTATAATGTTCTATATAGTGGGGTTCTCTATTGGTTGGGGTGCCCTACCTTGGTTGTTAGCATCCGAGTTGATACCTTTGAGAGTGAAGGGAACTGGTGTTGGAATTACTACTTGCTTTAACTGGATTTGTGCTACAATTGTACTGCTATCATTTGGAAGTTACCAAGATGCTGTTGAGCCATGGGGATCATTCTTGATCTTGTCATATGCAATAATCTGTCTCTTGTCAGTTATCTTTGTGTTGCTATTTGTTCCAGAAACTAAAGGAAAATCATTAGAAGAGATTGAAAATTACTTTAATCGTAGTGGCAAATAGTAAATACCCTTTAATAACCTCTGgactgtgtgttgtgtatgtgcatACATTTGATATTTTATTTCATATATTTGCTATAACTTTGTACATATGATGAATGTTATGCAGTTGGTGATCACGTATAGCAGAGCTTGCCAATTAGTTTGTATGCTAGCCATCTATGCTTCAATGCTTACTAGTACTATATGCAAATTTATAAAGCAAATAATTTTCAAGAGTTTATTTCTGAGGATCACCCACTTCATACGCACAGACTGCTTACTATATCATAGAGCGAATGTAGTACGTATAGATGTAAAATTCCAGAAAAAATTTTACAGACAGCTGAGCAACTGCAAAATTTCCATTCCTCAAAAGCTTGTATACATATATGGTATACTACAAATGTTAAGATGCATTATTACAATGTAGATTTTATGTGACTGTGACCTTGTATTTTGTGACTGGATGATGATTATCCTAACCTCGGTGAACCCATAAAATTTATCGCAGCAAAGTTTATAGCATCACTGTTACGCAGCTATAATATATgaacatagatagtatattctacatatgggtacgtagaatatactatctatgatatGAATAACATTTATCAGTCATTAGTAAGTAAAATAACGCATAATTATAGttataatatgttgttaaagTACAATATAGTTATGACAATAGTATATTTTTAACTTTGAttgcaaaaataacaatgcAAAAAACtttcaaacagtgaaaaaatgcACATTTACACATTTTCAACTAATTTACACATGTTAGTTAAACTTATTCCTCTGGCATTGTGGCAATGTGCCTCTCTAAAACAACTGATAATCTCTGTAGGTCACATAATAAAACAGATGCTTTCAGTCTTTGTTTAGGTTGAAACTAGA
The nucleotide sequence above comes from Dysidea avara chromosome 3, odDysAvar1.4, whole genome shotgun sequence. Encoded proteins:
- the LOC136251575 gene encoding solute carrier family 2, facilitated glucose transporter member 6-like; translated protein: MISPLYIAEIAPRGLRGLFGAVNQLALTVGILLAQGLGIWLHYNWLCVVALAILVVFVPLSSMTLKESPRWLISQGNNVLAIKTLAWLRGPDFDVQEEQTEINNRITGEDRMTLLRQFHFLPTYSVFHPLILTIVCDFLNNKPYCHPDANPSDPKCEDHLQPLAITAIMFYIVGFSIGWGALPWLLASELIPLRVKGTGVGITTCFNWICATIVLLSFGSYQDAVEPWGSFLILSYAIICLLSVIFVLLFVPETKGKSLEEIENYFNRSGK